The Syngnathus scovelli strain Florida chromosome 18, RoL_Ssco_1.2, whole genome shotgun sequence genomic interval aggtgTTGAGTTTTTAGGTGTTGAACACTTTTTAATAttctttgttcacacaacattttGAATCAAACTTATATCAACtgcttaaaacttttttttttgtctcacattTACAGACTGTGCTTTATAGAAAGCTCATAACTGTTCCAGCCTTTCCAACCTGGTGAGGCTGCAAACTGTGGAACTGAAGGGTAATCCTGTgaataagaataaaaaggagTCAAGCATTAACCAAATCTATAAACAGTGAttgcaaaacaactttacagattttggaattcggtccacacaaaaggcgcaccttataAAAGGCACACCTTCGTTTGTTGAGAAAAcgaaaggcttttaagtgcgccttatgttGCAGGAAATACGATAAACTCTGGTACACACCTGTCTTCAGTCAGAGCAAGCTCTCTggttagaaactcaaagagcttGGCACTGTGCTCCTTATTCTTGTCAGCAGTGTCGGTTACCCCGATTGCAGATATCGACAACACCACACAGGGAGTGCAAGTTCCTGCCATCATCATTGGTAACCCCGGCTTCACAATCAAGTGCATTCTCTGTAAGAAAGAATTTGGCAGACAAATAATTTATATCATTGATTAAAGATAAATCATTCATATCATTGATTTAAAATTGATTAAAACCTGGCCGAATTTCCATCAAACTCACGGTgggtcgaaaaaaaaaaaaaaagattgtgttATGTGTAAAGACATGCGCCCGCTTAGTTCAGTGGAAAGAGAAGGATTCCATTTCTTGTTGAATAGTTTCACTGTTAAATTTAGTGTTATTAACACATACATTGGGCCAAATATTgtattaatcttttttttaaaactgggAAAATTTGATTGATGACAGTGGGGGTGTTGAAACGACTAACTTTTACAAGGATGATATGTTAGAATGTTATTACGACTTTTTTCCTGCAGTGCTAAATTGTAGCATTACTCACGTTAAGTGGCTTTCCCAAAACATCCGCAGCGAATGTACATAGCTTTTTCAGAAACTCCGCCGGGAATGAGCTTGCTGGTAAATTGCTCTGCAATTCGACAAACGGCATATTTAGCGGTGTAACGGAGAGCAACAAAATCCACGTCTTCTGTCAAAGTCTGGAATGtgtctgatttttttcttgTGATTTTGATTGGCTGTTGGCATCTAACGTCAGGGTACATTGCCGCCACCTAACGGACTGGAGTGTGGATCGTTCGCGTGGCAgataaaaaaaacctaaaaacgTAAAACCTCTCCTCTGACCCTGTTCCCCCCAAGTAGTCCCATATATGCCTATTGCTTGATTCTTGTAAAATATTTCATGAATTAAAGCAAACTTATTCTCTCAGATCCCTCTCGTACTCCGTACACTCATGTCGAATGGCACATTTGATTCCAATTGAAAGCTGACTTATACGTCGACATCGccgccatattggatgtggAAAACGAGACCGATTAATACAAGGCCCTATCCAAATGCTCACACTTTGCATTACACCCGGCGTCCCTTAGTGAAGTGCCAACCTAGGAGAAGTGCATGGCGATCCAGCGCATACGGTACAAGAGTCTGAAAACTGCGAAATTTGGATCGTGCGTATTACGTCATCGACTTTTTGACATGTTGTATCTGCGTCATCGAGCACAGGTTATTTTTCTTGTTgtatttgatttctttattttggCAACTACAAAATCAccaatatctatctatctatctatctatctatctatctatctatctatctatctatctatctatctatctatctatctatctatctatctatctatctatctatctatctatctatctatctatctatctatctagtatTTTATTGTTATATGTTTATCAAAAGAAGGCAATGATGTCTTTGGGTGGACTATGCCCCACCTCACAAGTTATCTGTTTGTTTTACTTGTTTATTTAATGGTGGTGACAGACCATGGCGACCGACCAAAGGTTATTGAGGAGAGAGTTTTGTATTTACTTTGCCGATTTGCATATGTGGGCTCAGGCAATCCTGAGAAACGAGTTATCAACACTTTACTTTAAATAACCAAAACCGTAATCAACCAATTGTGAGAAGCAGTTCAATTCCAAGCATGAGCAAAAAGGGACTGAATTTCGCAAGCACAAGTTGGACACTTTGAAAAGTCAGGCAGAAAAAGAGGTACAGTTTTTCCAAAAAATTACGAATTacgaggtcagcagcatgccgtctccactgtaaacagtgttgatggtGGATCAGaaggccgtccggaagtcattctccatggccttgcCAAACTGCAGAGGCCgccttccgcttggccatccggtacctgtcaaaacggcctgataggacttcttcttcagcttgatgGCATCCCTCAACGCAGGTGTCCACCAGCAGGTTGCCGCTACAACAGGCACCgaccaccttacggccacagctccggtcggctgcctcaacaatggaggtccatggtccactcagactcaatgtcccccgcccccttcaggacgtgggaaaaactcttatgcttgaacatggtgttcactttggacaatccatgtcgagcacagaagtccagtaatagaacaccgctcgggttctgattgggggggccgttcccccaatcacgcccttccaggtctcactgtcattgcccacgtgagcattgaagtcacccagcagaacgatggagtccccagaaggagcgctctccagcacttcttccaaggactccaaaaagggtgggtactctgacctgctgtttggtgcatggaCACAAGTGAAGATGAATTAGAAGAAGCCCCAGTTGTCATGAGATACAGAagaaaattttaattatttttgttctGTCTGCTTTTGCTTTGGGATTCATTTTGTGTATAAATAACctgccaatgttttttttttatgtatgtgaAATATGATAGAAAACAAGGGATGGAACTAATTATATTTTTGtacttcttcctcctccctttGATTATAAAAGCAGTTTGATCTATGATATCtgatcattttctttttctttcctccAAACATTTTGTGTAATCTGTTTTTATGTTCAATAAATCAAATACACAGTGATATACTGCAAAACAGTCTCGTGGTATTGTTCTTGATAAAATAGATGAATGAAAAACTTTTATTGTTTCAGCCCTACTAATGTGaatgattttttgttgttgcgaaAAACGTTTCTCTGATAGTGTAGAACAcagttgtcaaactcaaggcccgggggtcagatacggcccgtcacataatttaatgcggcccgcgaaaacaaATGCATCAAATGTGTCATTacaagaattgcaaattgtcttcacttttaatatctttttttctaaatatttgaccagtttttactcgtctgatttgaaaacaagttatttgttttgtagcctttactgtatataatatgaggtgctcatttgTAGCTGGTTGGTTAGTCATCTTTGTATGTGGCTGGTGACGAGTTCAGTTTAGTCTGCCTTTTACTTGATGTCAGCTGGGTTAGGCAGCGACCCTGAACAGGACAAGTGGTGTTGAAAACGGATGGATGAATAGTTTTTCCACCCATCATATTTAAACTATAATCATTAAACACAATGAAAATACCTTGAAAATAATTAACCACATGAATCACCCCAGAATCAGCATGGTTCATTATCCAAAAGAATAATGTTGACTTCCCTTGAAAACAACTAACCTAACTTTTATGACTACTGTCTATTTGACATATGTAGCCGTCACAAATTACATAATTGACTGCCTGTTATAAACATGTAAACTATAGCTATGTTTTAATGAGCTTAGTTATCTTGTTGCGTCACTTAAGTATACACAAGTTACACCCTGCTTCAACCTTAGCCAAATTACACTTTTGGACTTTAACCTTTCTTACTTTGAAATTGCATGTAATAGTGAGCCTTCCCATAATAGACTTCTCGCGCCACAGCTCAAACAGGTTTGTACATATCTTTGTCTATTGATTCGTTTGTttttccaaaattcaaaatgaatTGGCAGAAAATTGTTACAAATACTAGAGAAAATTCTTACTGTCAGCCTATTTTGTTTTATATAATTATACATGGAACTGATAGGCTTGGTCACAAAAAAAGAGTTTAGCATTTTAGAACAAACCTAAACCACAAATCAGACACTGtaaattaaaatttaaaatgactaTTTGTTACGGCTTCATTGACTTGGTTTCGTTATGGAACATTTACTCAACAAAATTTCTATTGGAAAAGTAATAAAAGGCAAGGATTGGAAATTGATCACATTTGTCCTCAAACAAGTGATGAAGCAAATTCAATTATATGTTAATCATCCTGTCATGTTTGTACATGAAGTAcatatgtttgttttgtttcatttcatttttgtttcgttttcgaataatattattttgtatatgtctttttcttctttattatgcattttatggctggtgcgacttatactccggatcaacttatactccggaaaatacggtacccatCAGTGGAAACTTTGAGGGGTAGCTTTTGTGTTGAAATTAATTTGTGTAATTttgtcaacacaaaaaaaaaaaatctgtccatTTACATGACGTCACGATCAAGGCAGGGCGGCCACGTGAAGCGCGGATCTTTATTAGGGGACCTTTGGACTCTCATAACTTATTGTACAAAGGCTAGgcatgtgtgtgggtctgtcatGACTTCAATAGCAAAATATTTACCTTTGAAGTCATAACAACGACAAATTATTTggtaaatttacttttattagagGCATTTGAATAGACGAACTTTTTACTGATTCTATGCTTGTCTGTATTTAATTTAAGTAaattccagacagacagaaaacaAAGACGGCGAAAAAAGGCTTCAATCAACAATGGTAAGACAAAAGACGGACTTTCAATTCTCAAATCTGAACTATAATTTGTCGATTTCCCCCGATGCCTAACCATACTTATTTCCTCATAGGATTTGGGGATGTTGGACATCCCTGCCGAGTTGTCGGCGAGGTTTCGCAGGGCAACAGGTGatcttcaggaaaaaaaatacacggaAAGAGGTCCACaggttttaatttttgtttacaCTTTTCAAACAGGGTATCAACACCTGGAAAGAGTGACGGAAGTTGCATCGCCTCAAGTTAAAGCAACACACAACCTCACTTTGCCTCAGGATGTTGACAGACACCCATTCTCTCACTACGCCAAGTCCAAACTAAAGGTCAGCAACATGGAAACACACATTACATAGACctatgcacatgcacacacacacacgtatcatatttatatttatactatttatacattattttctggatgtcatttatactattaatatagtatttacatgtttgaaactattatttaatcttCTAATGATAccatatgcacttatatggtttaaatatacatttattgatacacaaaaatgtatgttaaaaatgagagggtgacactACATCGTAAATTTACACGTAGGAAGTGATCGAAGTGAAGTTGAGATATTccaaaataaatgttaaattaCAAAAGGattgagatttttatttttatccttgcAAAGAGTAAAAGGGTTGTTTAATTCTACTAATTCAACAAAATCCTCCACAGGCTACATGGTGCCAACCTCAGGGAACTCCCCTCCAAAGAGCCTTGACACCCCTTGAACCAGAAGATGCCCTCACTGCGGTGGAAATCTATAAACTGGTATAGTAGGAATGAtcacaacaatattaatttgtcgctcttgtcatttaaaatgttttttctttagaTTATGCGATTCACAGGTGAGTCAGAACTCAGTGAATCACAGGAGCAGTTGTTGGGAAACTACATCATTGAGAAAGGACAGAACCGACCTGCCTTGAGGGATGAGATCTTGGTCCAGTTGGTTTACCACACATGGGGCCTGAGTGAAGAACAGCATAACCTGCCAAGCTGGCTCCTGCTCACCAGCTGCCTCTGTGCCTTTTCTCCATCACCAGAATTGGAAAAACCCCTGCTAAAGTAGGTGGCACATTTGTGTTATCCTTTATTGGGGTTCCAAAGATCTCTTGCAGGTCTTCACTGTATACTCAACATTGAGGAGACGATGGGAAGAACATGTTTGTGGATGCTTGGGTGATCTGAAGACAAAATCTGAACGTTTTTTCCATACTTCCAATTCAGATATGTCTCTGACCACGCACCCATGGAGTACCGTTCACTGTGCCAACAAAAGCTGCTGATATCTACGCAACTTCCAGGTCCCACATCTCGTATTTATCCTCCAACTCAGCTGGAATGGATCACCAACAAAAGAAAAGGCGCAATGCTTGTAGATGTGTATGCATTCAACGGTAAGACAAGTTCCATAATTAGTCTCTTCCTCAAAGTATCAAATTGCAAGCAGTGATGAATGGCACTTACCTCCACCCTTTTTAAAACTAATCCTGGAAATGACCCGAAAAACTTGATGCTATGCTTAGCGTTGGCAAAAAGCTAATCATTTCCTTTTACTGCAGTTTTGAGTGAAGTCATATATTGTGTGTTAACTCAAATATTGCCAGAAAGGCAATTCACAAAGTGACCAATAATATGGCAATTAATCATAGCCATAAAATGAGGGCCTGTTTATCAATATTTCACATGCTAGCCAGATGTTTTTGGCATCTCCTCATGCTTAACATCCTCATTTCTAGAAGAAAAGCTCACAATTGAAGTGGAGTCCTGGACCACGGGAGAAAAGTTGGCCTCATGGCTTCTGCATGCCAGGTGCTTTATATCGATATACAGCCAATGGTTTcttcatgtaccgtattttctgcactatatggcgcacctaaaaacctccaatttcctccaaagccgacagtgcgccttataatcaggtgcgccttatatatggaccaatattgagccactacagcaggcgtgtccaaagtccggcctgcgggccaaatgcatatatcttatatatggacaaagttttaaaatgggccattcattgaaggtgcgccttataatccagtgcgccttatagtgcggcatATATGGTACATACAATGTCCAGGAATATGGTATTGTACATGTATTCAGTCAATTATTTACTAATGTTTCATAGAGGTGTGACAGAGGCAACAGAGGGATGGTCTGTGTCTCTTCTGGCTGACGATGTGTGGTCTGATTTGGCTGGATCAGACTTTGTCATGGATCTGCTGGCTGGCGCTGAGGCAGAAGTACTGCAACCAGGGTCATCGACCAATTCTCTTTACCTCTTCGGTGGCCAGGATGTCCGGTATAAGATATACTTTGTTAATGGTGCTCGTTAATGCTTGTATTCGACTGAGCGGTGAAGGTTtgggaatgtttttatttaatttgtcaCGGTTAATTCAAGGTCACAAACGGTTGCAAAGACCTTTTCCAGACATTGGTAAAATGATTTTCAACATTTTGTGTTGACAAGAAAAACTGTTCGTGGCCATTAAAACAGTTGGCAAACATCTGGCCAAAATATTGCAACCTCAAAGAAAccctgacaaaaaataaaacaattaaaaatcaaCATTCGTTACCTTTGCAAacacttaccgtaattttctgactataagccgcaccagctaaaacttgtgattcgcggcttatagtccgagatTTACGGAACAAACCTTCGGCACTTAGTGGGATATGGGCTTTAGAATTTTATTTATAATGTGTAACAAATCTATTGCTTCCCTTCTCATttctttgtcattttcaaaggaCCCCAATTACAGATCTTGATGACTTTATTCCGCCAGCACCTATCGTTGAAGCTCCAGGAATTTCTCATCTCTATCCTCGGGAAGGTATTCCATCTTGTACAGTAAAAATATCAATATGCATATATGCAGTGGACACTGAGGTTTTTCACCCTGGGAACCCATTCAAGAAataatttcagcatagcatccttttttttcttatctgtAGGCCAGCGTCAACATATGGATCAATATGTTGATGACTTGTATGACCTGGACCAAGGACAATCGGTTAGTCTTAtcagaatgaaaagaaatgattTTCCTGTTTCTGTTAAGCCATTTAAATTAGCACAGACTTCACTGTCAATTTTTTGCAGCTGTGATTTTTTCATAGTACTCAATCAATAAAATTGAATGGATTTGCACTTGAGACAAATATTAATGTAATGTTTACTCACAAAGGACTCAAAATAAATATGCATAAATATGACTAACAAATTTGTTTGTGTAGGATGAGGAAAGAGTAGCTGTGCTCAACCGCAGAATGAGAGGTGGAGGAGGCATTGGACCCATGCAGCCTGGTTTATACAGCTCTGGTACGTAGAATCTTTACAAGACTAATCTGCAGACCACAGGTTATTGCATGAAATACTCCAGTGAGGAGAAAACTAATTGATATTTAATAGTAATGTGAGTTTCAATGTCTCAATTTTGATCTTGTTTAATTTttacaattaccgtattttcagcactataaggcgcacctaaaaacctccaattttctcaaaagccgacagtgtgccttataatcaggtgcgccttatatatggaccaatattgagccactacagcaggcgtgccaaagtccggcccgcgggccaaatgtatatatcttatatatggacaaagtttgggccattcattgaaggtgtgccttataatctggtgcaccttatatatggacaaaattttaaaatgggccattcattgaaggtgcaccttataatccggtgcgccttatagtgtggaaaatacggtaatcatgtTCTAGTCTGGGTGCAAAATCATTTGAAGTGGAAGTACTTTGAGTATCTTTAAGGTAAAAAAGCAAATTAATTGCCAATTCCCATCTAAGCATGTCTACAtgtaccttgttttttttttttatttataaaatgtCATCACTTTTACTGTTCTGTTGTAAATTCAATGATTCAATGTAATTAGATCATCATTCTGTTTTCTAGGTATGCCAACTTTAATGTCAGGTTATCCAATGGGTAAGTGACTGAAACCCTTAAAGCAAACCCGACCGACCTACCTATACTTAAGTCACGTGAGGTAGTATAGCCAACAGATAGTAAAATCAAATCATAGAGTGACGACTAATATGAAATGAAATCGGATCAGACATGAAAGCCATATAAGGTAG includes:
- the ddt gene encoding D-dopachrome decarboxylase; this translates as MPFVELQSNLPASSFPAEFLKKLCTFAADVLGKPLNRMHLIVKPGLPMMMAGTCTPCVVLSISAIGVTDTADKNKEHSAKLFEFLTRELALTEDRITLQFHSLQPHQVGKAGTVMSFL